In uncultured Desulfovibrio sp., the sequence CCGCATCGTACTGGAGGGGACCCTCCAGCAGCAGATCGGGGGCCAGTTCCTTGGCAATCTTGGTGGCTTCCTTGACCTTGTCCACATCCACGCCCTTGCCGGACGTGCCCGTGGAGTAGGAGAGCATGGCCACACGCGGGGTGATGCCGAAGACTTCCGCCGTATGGGCAGAGGCCACGGCGATTTCGGCCAGCTGCTGAGCCGTGGGATTGGGATTGACGGCGCAGTCGCCAAAGGCCAGCACGCGGTCCTTGAGGCACATGAGGAAGACAGAGGACACCACGGAGAAGCCGGGCTTGGTCTTGATGAACTCAAAGGCCGGGCGAATGGTGTGGGCGGTGGTGTTTACCGCGCCGGAAACCATGCCGTCCGCATCGTCCTTCTTGACCATCATGGTGGCAAAGTAGGTGGCGTCATTCATGACGTCGCGCGCGGTTTCGGGGGTAATCCCCTTGGCCTTGCGCATTTCGTAGTAGGCATTGGCGTATTCATCAAACTTGGGCGACGTGGCCGGTTCGATGATGGTGGCCCCGGAAACATCCAGGTTCATGTCGCGGGCCTTCTGCTGAATGACATCGGGATTGCCCAGCAGAATGATGTCCGCCACGTCGCGGCGCAGCAGGATATCCGTGGCCTGAAGGATGCGTTCTTCCTCGCCTTCGGCCAGAACAATGCGCATTTTCTTGGTCTTGGCACGCTCGATGAGGTTGAATTCGAACATCATGGGCGTCATGCGCGAACTGCTGGAGCTGACCTTGAGACGTCTGCCGATTTCCTTGGTGTTCACATGGTGGGTGAACAGGCCAAGCACGGTATTGATCTTGCGCGTATCCGTGGGTTCGATGCAGCCGGAAATTTCATTCAGGGCCATGACGCTCTGGTAGGTGAGCATGTCGGTCATGAGAATGGGCAGCGGCGAGTTGGTCCAGCCCTCGATGAGTTCGCGCACTTCCTTGGTGGGACGGATGCCGCCGGTGAGCAGCACGCCGGCCACGTCCGGCTTGGCGGAGGACAGGCGGGCGCTGATGGACGCCAGCAGAATGTCCGTGCGGTCACCGGGCGTAATGATGAGCTGCCCGTTTTCCACATGCTTGATGAAGTTGTCAATGTGCATGGCCGCGATGAGGTAGGAACCCACCGTGGTGTCCAGGCGGTTTTCCCCGTAGAGCACTTCCGCGCCCAGGCCCTTCTTCACATCATACATGCTGGCCTTGGCAATGGTGGGATCGTCGGGGATGGCATAGACCAGCGCCCGCTTTTCGTCGGTGCTCAGGGCATCGCGGATTTCGTCCAGTTCCATCTGGGAGAGATGGGCACGGTTGATGATGCTGGCCACCACCTCCAGAGACTGCTGGTGCATGGTGGCCATGACCGCCTGCAGGCTCTGGCGCAGGTCGTCGGCCGAATGTTCGCCATTGACCACCAGCACCACCGGGCAGCCGAGGTTGGACGCGATCTCGGCATTGAGTTCAAATTCGTACACGGCGTCCTTGCCCAGGAAGTCGGTGCCTTCCACCAGCACAAAGTCGTGTTCCGCCTGAAGTTTCTTGAACTGCTTGATGATGGTTTCGATGACCAGGTCGTGATCGCCGCGGTTGATGACCTTGCGGGCCTCTTCATAGGTGTAGACAAAGGTATCCACGTAATCCTGGCGCAGCTTGAACTGTTCCAGCATCAGGTGGATATCCGGGTCACGATCCGTCATCTGGGGCGTATTGATAATGGGCCGGAAAATGGCCACATCGCGCATGCTGAGGCTGAGCATGTGCATGATGCCCAGGGTGGCAGCGGTTTTACCGGACAGCGGGCCGGTTGCGGTAAGATACAGAGCGTTCATGGTTCCTCCAAGAATCGACAGCCAGGCTGCCATGACTCCAGGGCCGGTATGCGACGGGGGGTGCGGCATGGCCGCACCCCCGTCAGATTCAGAGACTACTTGCTGCTGCCGGGCAGCGGCAGGTCAGCCAGCTGCTTGTACATGGCAAAGCGTTCCATATAGGACTTGTCCAGCTGTTCCTTGAGCTGCTTGGACACTTCGGGAGCCTTCTTGTCCAGAGCGGCAAAACGGGTTTCGCCAGCCAGGAAGTCCTGGAATTCGCCATTGGGTTCCTTGGTGTAGTCGAGCTGGAAGGGATTCTTGCCTTCGGCCACCAGGTCGGGATTGAAGCGATACAGCGGCCAGTAGCCGGTCTGCACGGCCATCTTGGCTTCCGCCATGCTCTTGCCCATACCCTTGCGCAGGCCCTGGTTGATGCAGGGAGCGTAGGCGATGATGAGCGAGGGACCCTTGTAGGCTTCGGCTTCGCGGAAGGCCTTGACCACCTGGGCCTTGTCGGCGCCCATGGCGATGGAAGCCACATAGACGTAGCCGTAGCTCATGACCATGCGGCCCAGGTCCTTCTTGCCCATGCGCTTGCCGGCGGCGGCAAACTGGGCGATGGCGCCCAGCGGCGTGGACTTGGAGGCCTGACCACCGGTGTTGGAGTACACTTCGGTGTCGAAGACCAGGACGTTGATGTCGTCGCCGGAGGCCAGCACATGGTCCAGGCCGCCGTAACCGATGTCATAGGCCCAGCCGTCACCACCGAAGATCCAGATGCTCTTCTTGGTGAAGAGGTCGTTCATGTGCCAGATGGCGTGCGCCAGCGGGCTGCCGCAGTCGTCCAGGTTGGCCAGCACACGTTCGCCGAATTCGCGGGACAGGGTGGCGTCGTCCTTGTTGTCCAGCCAGCCCTGCAGGGCTTCCTTCAGTTCGGCGGACACGCCGTCTTCTTCCAGCAGCTGCTTGACCAGCATGGCCAGGCGGTTGCGGCGCTGCACATAGGCCAGACCGATGCCGCAGCCGTATTCGGCGGCATCTTCAAACAGGCTGTTGCCCCAGGCCGGACCGAAGCCGTCCTTGTTGGTGGTGTACGGCGTGGTGGGCGAGGAGGCGCCCCAGATGGAGGAGCAGCCCGTGGCATTGGCGATGATCATGCGTTCGCCAAAGAGCTGGGTGAGCACCTTGGCATAGGGGGTTTCGCCGCAGCCGGCGCAGGCGCCGGAGAATTCGTGCAGAGGCTGCTGGAGCTGCGAACCCTTGACGGTGTCACGCGGCATGAGCGAATCCTTCAGCGCGATATTTTCTTCGGCAAAGGCCAGGTTGGCCTTCTGGGCGTCGATCTGGGTTTCCAGCGGCTTCATGACCAGGGCCTTTTCCTTGGCCGGGCAGACGTCGGCGCAGGAACCGCAGCCGAGGCAGTCTTCGGCGTAGACCTGCATGCGCATCTTGAGGCCCTTGAGTTCCTTGCCCTGGGCATCCTTCACTTCAAAGGTGGCGGGAGCGCCCTTCAGTTCGTCTTCCGTGGCGATGACGGGACGGATGGCGGCATGCGGGCACACGAAGGAGCACTGGAAGCACTGGATGCAGTTGTTCACCTGCCATTCGGGCACCAGGATGGCCGCACCGCGCTTTTCACAGGCAGCGGTGCCCAGCGGCACGAAGCCGGCGTCGTCCATGGCGGACACAGGCAGCTTGTCGCCGCGCTGGGCCAGAATGGGACGCACGTAATCGGCGATGTAATCGTCGTCGCCGTCATGGCAGACCACCGCGCCTTCCGTGGCATTGGCCCACTCGGCGGGGTACTTCACTTCTTCCAGGGCGTCCATGCCCTTTTCCACGGCGGCAATGTTCATGTTGACGACCTTGTCGCCCTTCATGCCGTAGGTCTTCT encodes:
- the pta gene encoding phosphate acetyltransferase; the encoded protein is MNALYLTATGPLSGKTAATLGIMHMLSLSMRDVAIFRPIINTPQMTDRDPDIHLMLEQFKLRQDYVDTFVYTYEEARKVINRGDHDLVIETIIKQFKKLQAEHDFVLVEGTDFLGKDAVYEFELNAEIASNLGCPVVLVVNGEHSADDLRQSLQAVMATMHQQSLEVVASIINRAHLSQMELDEIRDALSTDEKRALVYAIPDDPTIAKASMYDVKKGLGAEVLYGENRLDTTVGSYLIAAMHIDNFIKHVENGQLIITPGDRTDILLASISARLSSAKPDVAGVLLTGGIRPTKEVRELIEGWTNSPLPILMTDMLTYQSVMALNEISGCIEPTDTRKINTVLGLFTHHVNTKEIGRRLKVSSSSSRMTPMMFEFNLIERAKTKKMRIVLAEGEEERILQATDILLRRDVADIILLGNPDVIQQKARDMNLDVSGATIIEPATSPKFDEYANAYYEMRKAKGITPETARDVMNDATYFATMMVKKDDADGMVSGAVNTTAHTIRPAFEFIKTKPGFSVVSSVFLMCLKDRVLAFGDCAVNPNPTAQQLAEIAVASAHTAEVFGITPRVAMLSYSTGTSGKGVDVDKVKEATKIAKELAPDLLLEGPLQYDAAIDPTVAKTKLPDSQVAGRATVFIFPDLNTGNNTYKAVQRAAEAVAIGPVLQGLNKPVNDLSRGCTVPDIVNTVAITAVQAAAEKA
- the nifJ gene encoding pyruvate:ferredoxin (flavodoxin) oxidoreductase; the protein is MAKMKTMDGNNATAHIAYALSDAAAIFPITPSSVMGEVVDEMAAKGVLNLMGQKVLVREMQSEAGAAGAVHGMLSGGALTSTFTASQGLLLMIPNMYKIAGELLPGVFHVSARALASHALSIFGDHQDVMSARQTGFAFLCSSSVQECMDLALVAHLSAIDASLPFCHFFDGFRTSHEVQKIEVIDYEDIRGLVNWDKVEEFRSLAMNPEHPSVRGTAQNPDIYFQNREASNRYYNAVPAIVLENMEKVASITGRKYKLFDYVGDPEADRVIVSMGSSCEVIQETVNYLNQRGQHVGLVKVRLFRPFSAEHLMRAIPATASTITVLDRTKEPGSLGDPLYQDVCTAFMEKGEAPTIIAGRYGLGSKDFTPGMAKAVFDNMLATGPKNHFTVGIRDDVTNLSLDVEEEINTVPAGTVQCKFFGLGSDGTVGANKQAVKIIGDNSDMYAQAYFAYDSKKSGGLTVSHLRFGKEPIQSSYLITQADYIACHKSSYVTMYDVLDGAKDGGTFVLNSNWTLADMEKHLPAAMKRTIARKHLKFYNVDAVKVAAEVGLGGRINMIMQTAFFKLANVIPFEEAVNLLKESIKKTYGMKGDKVVNMNIAAVEKGMDALEEVKYPAEWANATEGAVVCHDGDDDYIADYVRPILAQRGDKLPVSAMDDAGFVPLGTAACEKRGAAILVPEWQVNNCIQCFQCSFVCPHAAIRPVIATEDELKGAPATFEVKDAQGKELKGLKMRMQVYAEDCLGCGSCADVCPAKEKALVMKPLETQIDAQKANLAFAEENIALKDSLMPRDTVKGSQLQQPLHEFSGACAGCGETPYAKVLTQLFGERMIIANATGCSSIWGASSPTTPYTTNKDGFGPAWGNSLFEDAAEYGCGIGLAYVQRRNRLAMLVKQLLEEDGVSAELKEALQGWLDNKDDATLSREFGERVLANLDDCGSPLAHAIWHMNDLFTKKSIWIFGGDGWAYDIGYGGLDHVLASGDDINVLVFDTEVYSNTGGQASKSTPLGAIAQFAAAGKRMGKKDLGRMVMSYGYVYVASIAMGADKAQVVKAFREAEAYKGPSLIIAYAPCINQGLRKGMGKSMAEAKMAVQTGYWPLYRFNPDLVAEGKNPFQLDYTKEPNGEFQDFLAGETRFAALDKKAPEVSKQLKEQLDKSYMERFAMYKQLADLPLPGSSK